The nucleotide window GGGCAGAGAAATAGACTTCTCGGTGCAAAGCTGCAAACGCCCGGAAGGGGTCCAGGAGGCGCTTAATGAACGAATAATGAAGGCCGGAATCAGACCGGATAGGCCGGTGATCCGCCTTCCCGGTCGAACTGGCCGTGGCGGCGGAAGCGCCACATATAGGTGGGCAGGATTTCGTCCATGCTGGTCGGGGTAATGCCGAAGCCGGCCAGGGTGCGCTTTTCCTTTTTGGCCGCGTCCGAGACGACATTGTCGACGCCCAAAAGCTCGACCTGATCGGGCGTGATCAGCGGCTTGAAGGGCAGCACGCCTAAAAGCGCCGCCATGACCTTCATCAGCCCCGACGGCACCGAGACCAGCATGGGTTTGCGGCCCGCTTCGCGCAGGATGCGCTGCATCAATGCCTTGTGGCTTTCCACATCCGGCCCGCCCAGCTCGTAGATGCGGCCGGGCTTGACGGCGCCTTCGGCGGCCTTGGCAATCGCTTCGGCAACGTCGCCAACGAAAACCGGCTGGAACTGTGTCTGGCCCGAAATCAGCGGCATGACCGGCAGGATGCGAGACAGCGTGCCCATCAGGTTGAAAAAGCCATCGCCCTGGCCGAACATCAGCGAGGGGCGGATGATCACGGCCTGGGGATAGGCAGCCATCACCGCCGCTTCGCCCCTGAGCTTGGAGGCGGCATAGGCGCTGACCGAGGCGGCCTTGTCGACCCCCAGGGCCGACATATGCACCAGGGCCTCGACACCTGCGGCCGTGGCCGCGCGGGCAACGGCCGCCGCGCCATCCACATGCACCGCCTCGAATGTCTGCTTGCCGGCCTGGGCGCCAATGCCGACCAGATTGATGACGATGTCGGCGCCTGCCACGGCGCGCTGCACCGAAGCCTCATTGCGCAGATTGGCCTGCACCGGCACGACCTGCCCCACACTGCCGAACATGCGCACTTCGCCCGCCAGGTCCGGACGCCGCACCGCCACGCGAATGCGATAGCCATCGCGCGCCAGCAATTGCACCAGATGATTGCCGACAAATCCCGACCCGCCGAAAATGGTGACGAGCTTGGGGGCGTTGCGGTCCATGGTGGGGCTCCGAGATCAGGCGAAACAATATCGGTTCCGCTTCTAGCGCAGCCGGCTTGTGCCTGTCGAGCCTTGCCGCGCCTTGATGACGATCTTGCCGGCTTGACTCCGGCCCTTGAGTGTTCTCTATTTGTTCTATATCAATGGAGTTGAGCACAATGACCGAAAAGCGAGATTACCAGGGCCAGTGTCATTGCGGCGCCGTCCGCTTCACCGCTCGGACCGATTTCTCGTCCCTGGGAGACTGCAATTGTTCGCGCTGCCGGCGGCTGGGCTGGATCATGCAATCGGTGTCCGCCAGCGATTTCACGCTGCATGCAGGTGAGGACCAGCTCACGCTTTATCATTTCAATACCAGGGGCATCGATCATCTGTTCTGCAAGACCTGCGGCATCGAATCCTTCGCCCGCGGCAGCGATGGCAAGGGCAATGAGCTAGTCATGGTCAATGTCAATTGCCTCACCGATGCGCCAGAGGTGGATCGCAATGCCATTGCGCATTGGGACGGTGCAAACTTCTGACAATCTCCATGAACCGCATTGACAATGCCCCGCCGCCACCATAGACACACCGCCGTCGCCCAGATGGCGGAATTGGTAGACGCGCACGGTTCAGGTCCGTGTGCCGCAAGGCGTGAAGGTTCGAGTCCTTTTCTGGGCACCAATTTCTCAAAACCCCGACTGCAGCAATGCAGTCGGGGTTTTGCTTTTAAGGCCTGCCGTTAGTCCGGGCAGACGCAGAAATTATTGCCCTCCGGATCGGCAAGAACGATATAGCCGTCGCCGCGCCGGATTTCGGTAGCGCCCAGCGCTACAAGGCGCAGGACCTCGGCCGCGACATCGTCGGCGGCAATATCGAGATGCACCCGGTTGCGCTTGGGCCGGGGGCCGGGCCGGAGATGGATGCAAACTCGCGTGCCCGGGCCGGCAATCATGACGCTGGTATCGGTTTCTGGCGTCAGGCCCAATCCAGCCAGCCGGGCAATCTCGGCATCGTCATAGGGCAGCACGGCATATCCATCGAGCGCGGCCGCCCAGAAGCGGGCAAGGGCGGCAGGTTGGTCGGCATCGATAACAATGTCCTTGAGCCGTCCCATCTTGCTGCCTTTAGTCCAAGGGTCGCTTGCGGGTTCTGCGCGAGGCAACAAATCCGGCAAGGATCCCGGCGATCACCGCGATCAGGAAAGGCCAGTGGCGTACGCTCTGGAAAACCGTGCCTTCGAGCTTTTGATGCGGGCGCAGGTCGAGCGCCGCCATTTCACCCGGCGCCAACTCCGCGGTGATCCGGCCCAGCGGATCGGTGGCAAAGCTCAGGCCAGTATTGGCGGCGCGCACCAGGCTCATGCCTTCCTCCACGGCGCGCAGCCGCGCGTGATGGGCATGCTGGGCCGGTCCAATCGAGCGGTCAAACCAGGCATCATTGGTCAGGTTGAGCAGGAATTGGGCGCCCGCAACGTCGCCAAGATCGCCCGGAAAGATGATTTCGTAGCAGACCAGCACCAGGGCGGCGGGGGCCCCCGGCAAGCTCATCAGGCGCCGCTTGGTGTCGCCCGGCGACCAGCCATCGGCGCCCGGTACGAACTGCTTGATGCCCAATTGCGCAAAGAAAGGCGCAAAGGGCAGATATTCGCCGAACGGCACCAGATGTGCCTTGTCATAGCTGGCCACCACCTCGCCATCGCTGTCGACGGCCACTACCGAATTATAGGGCGGCGCGGCGACGGTTTCGGGATCAGGCTCATATGGACGGCGGGGCACGCCGGCAATCAACGTTGTCTGCTCGGGCAGCAGCCGGGCAATACGCGCCAGCGCCTCGGGATAGGTCTCGAGGAAGAAGGGCAGGCTCGATTCGGGCCACACCAGATGGGTAATGTCGTCGAGCCCCTGATCATTGGGGTTCATCCGCATATCCGAGAGCATCAACAGCCGGTCGATCAGGACAACCGGATCGACATTGCCGAAATCGGCATGCTCGTAGACCAGCGGTTGCACCAGCCGCATCGACATGTCCTGCCGCTCGGTGGCAATCGTGCCCGCAAGCCGGTTCCAGCCATAGCCGAGCTGCCCGGCAATCACCAGCAGCGCCAGAAACAGTGGCGCGAGGCGCTGCGACCAGCCACGATTGTCGCCCGGCCAGACCAAAGCCGGGGTCATGGCCAGCAGCGGCGCGATGAAGGTAAGGCCATAGACCCCGATCACCGAGGCCAATTGCATCATCTCGTCCGTGCCGGTGAGGCTATAGCCCAGAAGATCGAAGGGGAAACCGGTAAACAGGTGCCCGCGCGCAAATTCGGCCGCGGCCAGCCAGGCCGATAGCGTCAATATGCGTACCCAGCCATGGCTCCAGCTCAAATGCGCCAAAGCGCTTGCCAGGCCCCAGAACAGGGCAATCAGCGCCGCAAGTGCGGCAATGGCAAAGGGCATGGCCCCGAGCACCCAGCCGCCATCGACAAAAAAGGCGGCTCCCAGCCAGTGGAAGGCGACCAGGAAATAGCCCCATCCAAAGGCAAAGCCGATGGAAAAGGCCGGGCCGAACAACCGCCGCCAGCCGTTCAGGCGTTCGGCCCCGTCCAGCGCCCAGACCCAGATCGGCAGGGCCAGGAACAAGGCCGGCAGAATGAAGAGCGGCGGCACCGAGAGCCCCGCTATCGCGCCCGCCACCAGCAGCAGCGCAAAGCGGCGCCAGCCATGGCTCAACATGGCAGTTTCGGCCAGCCAGGTCATGGGCAGGAAAAGGGCGAATCACAGGGCATGAGGGCAAGGTGGTCGCCGTCGCTCAAGGCGTCAAGGCAATGGTTTTGGCAGTGGACTTGGCGCCGGGGCGGGGCTAGGACTTCAACGCGGCGCCAGCATCCCCCCTCATCCGGCGCTGCGCGCCACCTTCTCCCCGACGGGGAGAAGAATGGTCCGGCGTCTCGCCCTATTCCTCGCCCCACTGGGGAGAGGGTGGATTGGCCGGAGGCCGAGACGGGTGAGGGGATGTGAGCCGCATGTCCAATCCTGTTACCCTCGCCATCGATACCGCCGCCCCGCGCCTGCAGCTGGCCCTGCTGCGCGCCGATGGCGGTGTGGATACCGAAATCCTCGACATCGCCAAGGGGCATGCCGAAATCCTCTTCGACCGGCTCGAAACGCTGCTCTCGCGCAATGGGCTGGCTTACTCTGATATTGCGCGGGTCGCGGTCACCACCGGTCCGGGCTCCTTTACCGG belongs to Devosia sp. XK-2 and includes:
- a CDS encoding complex I NDUFA9 subunit family protein, giving the protein MDRNAPKLVTIFGGSGFVGNHLVQLLARDGYRIRVAVRRPDLAGEVRMFGSVGQVVPVQANLRNEASVQRAVAGADIVINLVGIGAQAGKQTFEAVHVDGAAAVARAATAAGVEALVHMSALGVDKAASVSAYAASKLRGEAAVMAAYPQAVIIRPSLMFGQGDGFFNLMGTLSRILPVMPLISGQTQFQPVFVGDVAEAIAKAAEGAVKPGRIYELGGPDVESHKALMQRILREAGRKPMLVSVPSGLMKVMAALLGVLPFKPLITPDQVELLGVDNVVSDAAKKEKRTLAGFGITPTSMDEILPTYMWRFRRHGQFDREGGSPAYPV
- the lnt gene encoding apolipoprotein N-acyltransferase, which gives rise to MTWLAETAMLSHGWRRFALLLVAGAIAGLSVPPLFILPALFLALPIWVWALDGAERLNGWRRLFGPAFSIGFAFGWGYFLVAFHWLGAAFFVDGGWVLGAMPFAIAALAALIALFWGLASALAHLSWSHGWVRILTLSAWLAAAEFARGHLFTGFPFDLLGYSLTGTDEMMQLASVIGVYGLTFIAPLLAMTPALVWPGDNRGWSQRLAPLFLALLVIAGQLGYGWNRLAGTIATERQDMSMRLVQPLVYEHADFGNVDPVVLIDRLLMLSDMRMNPNDQGLDDITHLVWPESSLPFFLETYPEALARIARLLPEQTTLIAGVPRRPYEPDPETVAAPPYNSVVAVDSDGEVVASYDKAHLVPFGEYLPFAPFFAQLGIKQFVPGADGWSPGDTKRRLMSLPGAPAALVLVCYEIIFPGDLGDVAGAQFLLNLTNDAWFDRSIGPAQHAHHARLRAVEEGMSLVRAANTGLSFATDPLGRITAELAPGEMAALDLRPHQKLEGTVFQSVRHWPFLIAVIAGILAGFVASRRTRKRPLD
- a CDS encoding VOC family protein, encoding MGRLKDIVIDADQPAALARFWAAALDGYAVLPYDDAEIARLAGLGLTPETDTSVMIAGPGTRVCIHLRPGPRPKRNRVHLDIAADDVAAEVLRLVALGATEIRRGDGYIVLADPEGNNFCVCPD
- a CDS encoding GFA family protein, whose product is MTEKRDYQGQCHCGAVRFTARTDFSSLGDCNCSRCRRLGWIMQSVSASDFTLHAGEDQLTLYHFNTRGIDHLFCKTCGIESFARGSDGKGNELVMVNVNCLTDAPEVDRNAIAHWDGANF